Proteins encoded together in one Thermoplasmatales archaeon BRNA1 window:
- a CDS encoding ATP synthase H subunit has product MVGECNLSRTDILSEIKEAESRADQTVAQAEADKKAAVAQARRDSVKRIQDERAAMSAAYESAVAAEQAALDKEKAEVLAKGEEEAAAIDAAAQDKIKEVNDFLTKEFERAIDASS; this is encoded by the coding sequence ATGGTCGGGGAGTGTAATTTGAGCCGAACTGACATACTTTCGGAAATAAAGGAGGCTGAGTCCAGGGCCGATCAGACCGTCGCACAGGCGGAGGCTGATAAGAAGGCCGCTGTGGCTCAGGCCCGCAGGGATTCTGTCAAGAGGATTCAGGACGAGCGCGCAGCAATGAGCGCCGCCTACGAGTCCGCTGTGGCAGCAGAGCAGGCCGCGCTCGACAAGGAGAAAGCCGAAGTTCTCGCCAAGGGCGAGGAGGAGGCCGCCGCCATCGACGCCGCCGCGCAGGATAAGATCAAGGAAGTCAACGATTTCCTCACGAAAGAATTCGAGAGGGCAATAGATGCTTCTTCCTGA
- a CDS encoding Archaeal/vacuolar-type H+-ATPase subunit E — protein sequence MALDSVTKEIEASAQASVAKLREEQAAEIKAINEQADAEIAEMKEKQEKRISETKDMLARQERSSADLESKKIVLAKKKEILNRAFESALVELENMPASKKKAYYKAMVKAAKKIIPEPKALMSENDSFTASDLGVTAVEKDSKIRSGLILQSADGSLEVDMQYSVLLQNIWDSNLKQLSDILFG from the coding sequence ATGGCACTAGACAGCGTCACAAAGGAGATCGAGGCATCCGCCCAGGCCTCTGTTGCCAAACTCCGCGAGGAGCAGGCAGCCGAGATCAAGGCCATCAACGAGCAGGCGGACGCAGAGATCGCCGAAATGAAAGAGAAGCAGGAGAAAAGGATCTCCGAGACCAAGGACATGCTTGCCCGCCAGGAGCGCTCCAGCGCCGACCTCGAGAGCAAGAAGATCGTCCTCGCGAAGAAGAAGGAGATCCTCAACCGTGCCTTCGAGTCCGCCCTCGTCGAGCTGGAGAACATGCCCGCCAGCAAGAAGAAGGCCTACTACAAGGCAATGGTCAAGGCTGCAAAGAAGATCATTCCCGAGCCCAAGGCCCTCATGTCGGAGAACGACTCGTTCACCGCATCCGACCTTGGAGTCACGGCAGTCGAGAAGGATTCCAAGATCCGCTCCGGACTCATCCTCCAGAGCGCAGACGGATCCCTCGAGGTCGACATGCAGTACTCCGTTCTTCTCCAGAACATCTGGGACAGCAATCTGAAACAGCTGTCAGACATCCTGTTCGGGTGA
- a CDS encoding Deoxycytidylate deaminase — MDMAQLVATRSTCLRRHVGAVIVRDKHVISTGYNGAPRGITHCEEKGCLRETLNVPSGTRHELCRGVHAEQNAITQAASFGISVDGATIYTTTFPCSLCAKILINAGIREIVYDDGYMDDLAKDLLEESGMKIRYFPADKLVTIPKDAEKQ, encoded by the coding sequence ATGGATATGGCACAGCTCGTGGCAACCCGTTCCACCTGCCTCAGGCGCCATGTCGGGGCCGTCATCGTCAGGGACAAGCACGTCATCTCCACCGGATACAACGGGGCACCCCGCGGTATTACCCACTGCGAGGAGAAGGGATGTCTCAGGGAGACTCTGAATGTACCGTCTGGCACTCGTCACGAACTGTGCCGTGGCGTACATGCCGAGCAGAATGCGATAACACAGGCCGCGAGCTTCGGGATCAGTGTCGACGGCGCCACAATCTACACCACGACCTTCCCCTGCAGCCTGTGTGCGAAGATCCTCATCAACGCCGGGATAAGGGAGATCGTGTACGACGACGGGTACATGGACGACCTGGCGAAGGACCTCCTCGAGGAGAGCGGGATGAAGATACGCTACTTCCCCGCAGACAAACTCGTCACCATCCCGAAGGATGCCGAAAAACAGTGA
- a CDS encoding ATP synthase subunit C yields the protein MAIENGIVDVTPGLIAIGAGLAVGLAGLGSGLGEKDIGAAAVGAITEDPSLFGRAMIFTVLPETVVIFGLVIAIMCLFVL from the coding sequence ATGGCCATCGAAAATGGAATTGTTGACGTCACCCCTGGACTGATCGCAATCGGAGCCGGACTTGCAGTCGGACTCGCCGGACTCGGATCCGGACTTGGAGAGAAAGACATCGGAGCTGCCGCTGTCGGAGCAATCACTGAGGACCCGTCCCTCTTCGGAAGGGCAATGATCTTCACCGTTCTCCCTGAGACCGTCGTCATCTTCGGACTCGTTATCGCTATCATGTGTCTGTTCGTCCTGTGA
- a CDS encoding Archaeal/vacuolar-type H+-ATPase subunit A: protein MYDVVHVGNEQLMGEVIKIVGDKSIIQVYEDTTGIKPGEPVSNTGLPLSVELGPGLLTSVYDGIQRPLPVLRDKMGDFIYRGATAPGLNREAKWDFVPAVSVGDEVKAGTVIGTVQEGPIVHRIMLPPNAKGGKVEKIEAGSFTVEESVITVDGAEYPMMQKWPVRAPRPVIEKYNPDVPLITGLRVLDTMFPLAKGGAAAIPGAFGTGKTVTQQSLAKYSDAQIVVYIGCGERGNEMTEVLTEFPALKDPTTGESLMKRTILIANTSNMPVAAREASVYTGMTIAEYFRDMGYNVALMADSTSRWAEAMREISSRLEEMPGEEGYPAYLSGRLSEFYERACRGKTLCGEDGSISVIGAVSPPGGDLSEPVTQNTLRIVRVFWALDTKLRERRHFPTINWLTSYTMYDSQLKGWFQKEVAEDWTDLKTWAMKVLQREAELQEVVQMVGSDSLPDEQKVTLEVAKMIREIFLQQNAYHPVDCYCPLSRQYTMLRLIKKFSDMADKSLAAGVSVDKIIYIPVRQRFQQAKYEEAVDEELAAVEKEMDAQFAQLEA, encoded by the coding sequence ATGTACGATGTCGTACACGTCGGAAACGAGCAGCTGATGGGAGAGGTCATTAAGATCGTCGGCGACAAATCCATCATCCAGGTTTACGAGGACACCACCGGTATCAAACCGGGAGAGCCGGTCAGCAACACCGGTCTGCCTCTCTCCGTTGAGCTCGGACCCGGGCTTCTGACCTCCGTTTACGACGGTATCCAGAGGCCTCTGCCCGTTCTCAGGGACAAAATGGGAGACTTCATCTACCGTGGAGCCACCGCACCTGGACTTAACAGGGAAGCAAAATGGGATTTCGTCCCCGCCGTCTCCGTCGGAGACGAGGTGAAGGCCGGAACCGTCATCGGAACCGTTCAGGAGGGACCTATCGTCCACAGGATCATGCTCCCCCCGAACGCCAAGGGAGGAAAGGTCGAGAAGATCGAGGCCGGTTCCTTCACCGTTGAGGAGTCCGTCATCACCGTCGACGGCGCCGAGTACCCCATGATGCAGAAATGGCCCGTCCGTGCCCCCAGGCCGGTCATCGAGAAATACAACCCCGATGTCCCCCTGATCACCGGACTCCGTGTCCTCGACACCATGTTCCCCCTCGCGAAGGGAGGAGCGGCCGCAATCCCCGGTGCATTCGGTACCGGAAAGACCGTTACCCAGCAGTCCCTCGCGAAGTACTCCGATGCACAGATCGTCGTCTACATCGGATGCGGAGAGCGCGGAAACGAGATGACCGAGGTTCTTACCGAGTTCCCGGCACTGAAGGACCCGACGACCGGAGAGTCCCTCATGAAGAGGACCATCCTGATCGCCAACACCTCCAACATGCCTGTCGCGGCTCGTGAGGCATCGGTTTACACCGGAATGACCATCGCAGAGTACTTCCGCGACATGGGATACAACGTCGCACTCATGGCCGACTCCACCTCCAGGTGGGCAGAGGCAATGAGGGAGATCTCCTCGAGGCTCGAGGAGATGCCCGGTGAGGAGGGATACCCGGCATACCTGTCCGGAAGGCTCTCCGAGTTCTACGAGCGTGCATGCCGCGGTAAGACCCTCTGCGGCGAGGACGGATCCATCTCCGTTATCGGAGCGGTTTCGCCTCCCGGAGGAGACCTTTCCGAGCCTGTCACTCAGAACACCCTGCGTATCGTCCGTGTCTTCTGGGCACTCGACACCAAGCTCCGTGAGAGGCGTCACTTCCCGACCATCAACTGGCTGACCTCGTACACCATGTACGACTCCCAGCTCAAGGGATGGTTCCAGAAGGAGGTTGCCGAGGACTGGACCGACCTCAAGACCTGGGCCATGAAGGTCCTGCAGCGCGAGGCCGAGCTCCAGGAGGTCGTGCAGATGGTCGGATCCGACTCCCTGCCCGACGAGCAGAAGGTCACCCTCGAGGTCGCCAAGATGATCCGTGAGATCTTCCTGCAGCAGAACGCGTACCACCCCGTGGACTGCTACTGCCCGCTCAGCAGGCAGTACACCATGCTCAGGCTCATCAAGAAGTTCTCCGACATGGCAGACAAGTCCCTCGCAGCAGGTGTTTCCGTCGACAAGATCATCTACATCCCCGTCAGGCAGCGCTTCCAGCAGGCCAAGTACGAGGAGGCGGTCGACGAGGAGCTCGCAGCCGTCGAGAAGGAAATGGACGCACAGTTCGCACAGCTGGAGGCCTGA
- a CDS encoding Archaeal/vacuolar-type H+-ATPase subunit F, which produces MEIGVIGSDEFTLGFRLAGVRKVFVADAENYQAKMQEAMADADIGILAVMSDDLQNLPTNYKNKIMESIQPVVVPVGGDSNDLREKVKRVIGVDLYKNEDD; this is translated from the coding sequence ATGGAAATTGGAGTAATTGGCAGCGATGAATTCACCCTCGGCTTCCGCCTTGCGGGGGTCAGGAAAGTCTTTGTCGCAGATGCAGAAAACTATCAAGCAAAGATGCAGGAAGCGATGGCCGATGCCGACATCGGAATACTTGCCGTCATGTCGGACGACCTGCAGAACCTTCCCACCAACTACAAGAACAAGATCATGGAGTCCATCCAGCCCGTGGTCGTTCCCGTCGGTGGTGACTCTAACGATCTTCGTGAGAAAGTCAAGAGGGTTATCGGCGTCGATTTGTACAAGAATGAGGATGATTGA
- a CDS encoding orc1/cdc6 family replication initiation protein: MGTDSIFKTYLEKKNNLIRNRGILQTSYVPAQLIHRDDQIREIVDIVAPSLQKDKPSNIMIIGKTGTGKTAVVKYIGEELRKADPDGSKCSYIYINCETVDTPYSILYNISNHVISDPNKRIPFTGWSLERMFNVLIKYIDEADKIFIIVLDEIDQSYRKNGDDIFYFLTTINEMLSQSRVSIIGITNNSKFNEILSPKIRSRLGEEKIIFPPYSPKELVDILKDRAAEAFYSDVMDEGVLPYVAAVSAQDSGDARKALDLLRISADAAERNGDPRITEAHVKYAIQKIEIDASAEIVKSLTDQSKLVLMSIIKNPGNDEGKITTGDVYFVYKEIATELGYNLLTQRRVGDLISELDMLGIINARIKSLGRKGRTKIIELNISKEIQKLVISDEIFQDLEYKPSKKQTTLF; encoded by the coding sequence GTGGGAACTGATTCGATCTTCAAAACATATCTCGAGAAGAAGAACAACCTCATCAGGAACAGGGGGATTCTTCAGACAAGCTATGTTCCCGCACAGCTCATCCACAGAGATGACCAGATCAGAGAGATCGTCGATATCGTAGCCCCTTCCCTTCAGAAAGACAAGCCTTCCAACATCATGATCATCGGAAAGACCGGAACCGGAAAGACCGCTGTCGTGAAGTACATAGGGGAAGAACTAAGGAAGGCGGATCCCGACGGATCGAAGTGCAGCTACATCTACATCAACTGCGAGACCGTAGATACCCCTTACAGCATCCTCTACAACATCTCCAACCACGTCATATCCGATCCCAACAAGAGGATCCCCTTCACCGGATGGAGTCTCGAAAGGATGTTCAACGTCTTGATTAAGTACATCGATGAGGCCGACAAGATCTTCATCATCGTTCTCGATGAGATCGATCAATCCTACAGGAAGAACGGGGACGACATCTTCTATTTCCTCACGACGATTAACGAGATGCTCTCGCAATCGAGAGTATCCATCATCGGAATCACCAACAACTCGAAGTTCAACGAAATCCTCTCCCCGAAGATTCGCAGCAGATTGGGAGAGGAGAAGATAATCTTCCCCCCTTATTCCCCCAAGGAGCTCGTGGACATCCTCAAGGACAGGGCTGCAGAAGCGTTCTATTCGGACGTTATGGATGAGGGAGTTCTTCCTTACGTCGCAGCGGTATCCGCACAGGATTCCGGAGATGCAAGGAAAGCATTGGATCTTCTCAGGATATCCGCGGATGCCGCGGAGAGGAACGGAGATCCGAGAATCACCGAAGCACATGTCAAATATGCGATCCAGAAGATCGAGATCGATGCCTCCGCGGAAATCGTGAAATCCCTGACGGATCAGTCCAAACTCGTTCTGATGAGCATCATCAAGAATCCCGGAAACGACGAGGGTAAGATCACCACTGGTGACGTGTATTTCGTTTACAAGGAGATCGCAACCGAACTGGGATACAATCTTCTCACACAGAGAAGAGTGGGGGATCTCATTTCCGAACTCGATATGCTGGGAATCATTAATGCGAGGATCAAATCCCTCGGAAGGAAGGGAAGGACCAAGATCATCGAGCTTAACATTTCCAAGGAGATTCAGAAGCTCGTTATTTCGGATGAGATCTTCCAGGACCTCGAATACAAGCCTTCGAAGAAGCAGACCACCCTCTTCTGA
- a CDS encoding ATP synthase A1, C subunit, with the protein MFKSRGAGNYAYTAARVKSKKAKLMKAEDYNKLLVMSVPEISHYISEAGYAKEMTDLATRYSGLSLLEYATYTNMAKAFRSILTSSKGELANMVQAYLTKWDIYNAMIIMRAKKFGVSMESAREDLVPAGKLNMDDLDKLLAYPTVDDTLAAYCTMVHIKVPEEYMQMYRDRNILAPVEDFFYRDYYKNLLKNIDAHDRPTNIFLSYIKHVIDHKNLETALKLKNDKISPEIIMAFFIPGGAEIDEKVMTAMANADDVAGVLSEASQLKLYVDLKDIISEETDSVLKISAALSELGAVMANKVSHMYPPSIIPVMDYMIHKENEVRNIRMIAHGVDSGLDVEIMKRLLVI; encoded by the coding sequence ATGTTCAAGAGCAGGGGAGCCGGAAACTACGCGTACACCGCGGCAAGGGTCAAGAGTAAGAAAGCCAAGCTGATGAAAGCTGAGGACTACAACAAGCTCTTGGTCATGTCCGTTCCTGAGATCTCGCACTACATCAGCGAGGCAGGATACGCAAAAGAGATGACCGACCTGGCAACCAGGTACTCCGGTCTGTCTCTTCTTGAGTACGCCACGTACACCAACATGGCGAAGGCTTTCCGCAGCATCTTAACGTCGTCCAAGGGCGAGCTCGCCAACATGGTTCAGGCATACCTCACCAAGTGGGACATCTACAACGCCATGATCATCATGCGCGCAAAGAAGTTCGGTGTCTCCATGGAGTCTGCCCGCGAGGACCTTGTCCCCGCCGGAAAACTGAACATGGACGACCTTGACAAGCTTCTTGCCTACCCTACCGTCGACGATACGCTCGCCGCATACTGCACCATGGTACACATAAAAGTGCCAGAGGAGTACATGCAGATGTATCGCGACAGGAACATCCTCGCACCCGTCGAGGATTTCTTCTACAGGGATTACTACAAGAATCTGCTGAAGAACATCGATGCTCACGACAGGCCGACCAACATCTTCCTGAGCTACATCAAGCACGTCATCGACCACAAGAACCTCGAGACTGCCCTGAAGCTCAAGAACGACAAGATCAGCCCCGAGATCATCATGGCGTTCTTCATCCCCGGAGGAGCCGAGATCGACGAGAAGGTGATGACCGCTATGGCCAACGCCGACGATGTCGCAGGCGTCCTTTCCGAGGCGTCGCAACTTAAGTTGTATGTGGATCTCAAGGACATTATTTCCGAAGAAACCGACTCGGTCCTGAAGATTAGTGCAGCGCTTTCAGAACTTGGAGCCGTCATGGCAAACAAGGTCTCGCACATGTACCCCCCGTCCATCATTCCCGTCATGGATTACATGATCCACAAGGAGAATGAGGTCAGGAACATCAGGATGATCGCACACGGGGTCGATTCCGGCCTCGATGTTGAAATCATGAAGCGTCTGCTGGTGATCTGA
- a CDS encoding Signal peptidase I, whose product MREEVKTVIVIAVIASLIGAGYLAIHSMSGVSPPFTVVESQSMQHSRESEIGIIDTGDLILVKSPSKTSITSYVEGYADDYSKFGEYGDVIIYKRDNRNPVIHRAIVWLDYDDSIGKWSAPSLAGYSNDLWVSNNGNDYSDLAGTFTFTLKYKAGYEKTVSIDIDTLQKKSGYLTMGDNPENNYFDQRSIVPGRLISVDGIRSVAWKEIPWLGSLKLYFNGNTGALDNWAPNSLPNLCAAILTIILTIGGTGFAIDEFSLMRARRKLGL is encoded by the coding sequence ATGAGGGAGGAAGTGAAGACCGTCATCGTTATCGCGGTGATAGCTTCGCTCATAGGCGCAGGATATCTCGCCATACACTCCATGTCCGGGGTCAGCCCTCCTTTCACCGTCGTGGAATCACAATCCATGCAGCATTCCCGTGAATCCGAGATCGGAATCATTGACACGGGGGACCTCATCCTCGTGAAGAGTCCCAGCAAGACCTCCATCACCAGTTATGTGGAGGGATATGCCGATGACTACAGCAAATTCGGGGAATACGGGGACGTGATCATCTACAAGAGGGATAACAGGAACCCCGTCATCCACAGGGCCATCGTGTGGCTCGACTATGATGATTCCATCGGAAAATGGTCCGCACCCTCTCTCGCGGGATACAGCAACGACCTTTGGGTCAGCAACAACGGGAACGATTATTCTGATCTTGCTGGTACTTTTACTTTCACACTGAAATACAAGGCCGGTTACGAGAAGACCGTATCCATAGACATCGATACCCTCCAGAAGAAAAGCGGGTATCTTACCATGGGTGACAATCCCGAGAACAATTACTTCGATCAGAGAAGCATCGTTCCCGGAAGACTGATTTCCGTGGACGGGATCCGTTCGGTAGCATGGAAGGAAATCCCCTGGCTGGGTTCACTGAAACTCTATTTCAACGGAAACACCGGCGCCCTAGACAACTGGGCTCCGAACTCTCTTCCCAACCTCTGCGCGGCAATCCTGACGATCATCCTCACGATCGGAGGGACGGGATTCGCGATCGACGAATTCAGCCTAATGAGAGCCAGAAGGAAACTGGGTCTCTGA
- a CDS encoding Archaeal/vacuolar-type H+-ATPase subunit I, which produces MGTKTRMQDAINAFYGEKAIHVIDHTTGDDGLSIGAPTEGTSKASERLLKVRAMEKELGIKKKAKTANIAVEDVQARIEAGEIESVEDEVLKTVDARNDLTQKITELNAKKKTFELLGKLQDGPTLDLYHGYRNVAVIVGTTVGDVSSLQFEDAEVFCAYDKKEGGVIAAFVKADKKDAAEALLSESGFVELQVPMYTEPITVEAALQVVDSEIAEAQAKIDATAFTIEALKEKYQSFLKGTDEELSIQVEKGSIPVRIAVSKYAYVMDAWVPTKKVDEIKAHLEQKLGDDVYVEFVETRSRKMADSEAAEPRFQPVPTKQSNGKIASEFEYATSLVAIPKYQEIDPTILIMVFLPLFFGFMVGDAGYAIPFIILGIYGLRKTHHKDWRAIALVFFFGGLWAFLFGFFFYGEMLGMHFVGGEEIGGVWEWEHNSVAVGGTAVTWDWLLGEHFPEWFSSMMAQVDDGVGIGKLEDVTFLLKLSIYIGIVHLGIGYVCGLYNRTIQHGGKEAFMEKGGIVLTFVGMIFFCYALTEVLFSKKPLTEGIPLITFAIGIVLLGIGVAINAKAESPMEAIIAIPEVIGNVLSYARLGAIAMSKAGMALAFNYIVFSMIMHTTETGAVQIVDGVAHNIVAFNPSGAIVLCILGLLLFGFLHLVVWTLAILSAGLHALRLQFVELMMKFYDGGTLQFAPLAEKRVKTFFSKKANKISEV; this is translated from the coding sequence GTGGGTACCAAGACCCGCATGCAGGACGCCATCAACGCGTTCTACGGCGAGAAGGCTATTCACGTCATCGATCATACCACCGGCGACGACGGGCTCTCCATCGGTGCTCCCACCGAAGGCACGTCCAAGGCATCCGAGAGGCTGCTGAAGGTCCGTGCTATGGAAAAAGAGCTCGGGATCAAAAAGAAGGCTAAGACCGCCAATATCGCCGTCGAGGATGTGCAGGCGCGCATCGAAGCCGGCGAGATTGAGAGCGTCGAAGACGAGGTCCTGAAGACCGTCGACGCAAGGAATGATCTTACCCAGAAAATCACTGAGTTAAACGCCAAAAAGAAAACCTTTGAACTTCTCGGAAAGCTCCAGGACGGCCCCACCCTGGATCTGTATCACGGATACAGGAACGTGGCCGTAATCGTCGGCACCACCGTCGGCGATGTCTCCTCGCTGCAGTTCGAAGATGCCGAGGTCTTCTGCGCCTATGACAAGAAAGAGGGCGGTGTCATCGCTGCCTTCGTCAAGGCCGACAAGAAGGACGCGGCCGAAGCCCTCCTCTCGGAGTCCGGCTTCGTCGAGCTGCAGGTTCCGATGTACACCGAGCCCATCACCGTCGAGGCAGCCCTCCAGGTCGTGGATTCGGAGATCGCGGAAGCACAGGCAAAGATCGATGCAACCGCTTTCACCATCGAGGCTCTCAAAGAGAAGTACCAGTCGTTCCTCAAGGGAACCGACGAAGAGCTGTCCATCCAGGTCGAGAAGGGTTCCATCCCCGTCAGGATCGCGGTCAGCAAGTACGCATACGTCATGGACGCATGGGTGCCGACCAAGAAGGTGGACGAGATCAAAGCACACCTCGAGCAGAAGCTCGGGGACGACGTCTACGTGGAGTTCGTCGAGACCAGGAGCCGCAAGATGGCGGACTCCGAGGCCGCCGAGCCCCGCTTCCAGCCTGTTCCCACCAAACAGAGCAACGGAAAGATCGCCTCGGAGTTCGAATACGCGACCTCCCTCGTTGCGATCCCGAAGTATCAGGAGATCGATCCTACGATCCTCATCATGGTCTTCCTCCCGCTGTTCTTCGGATTCATGGTCGGAGACGCCGGATACGCGATTCCCTTCATCATCCTGGGAATCTACGGACTCAGAAAAACCCATCACAAAGACTGGCGCGCAATCGCGCTCGTGTTCTTCTTCGGAGGTCTGTGGGCCTTCCTGTTCGGATTCTTCTTCTATGGCGAAATGCTAGGAATGCACTTCGTCGGCGGAGAGGAAATCGGCGGCGTATGGGAGTGGGAGCACAACAGTGTCGCCGTCGGCGGTACTGCAGTTACCTGGGACTGGCTCCTCGGAGAGCACTTCCCCGAGTGGTTCAGCAGCATGATGGCACAGGTCGACGACGGAGTCGGAATCGGAAAGCTCGAGGATGTTACCTTCCTCCTGAAGCTCTCGATCTACATCGGTATCGTCCACCTCGGAATCGGATACGTCTGCGGACTCTACAACCGCACCATCCAGCACGGCGGCAAGGAGGCCTTCATGGAGAAGGGAGGAATCGTCCTCACCTTCGTCGGAATGATCTTCTTCTGCTACGCGCTCACCGAGGTCCTGTTCAGTAAGAAGCCCCTCACCGAGGGAATCCCGCTGATCACCTTCGCCATCGGCATAGTGCTTCTGGGAATCGGAGTGGCCATCAACGCCAAGGCCGAGTCTCCCATGGAGGCCATCATCGCCATCCCCGAAGTGATCGGAAATGTTCTTTCATATGCCCGTCTGGGCGCAATCGCGATGTCGAAGGCCGGAATGGCTCTCGCATTCAACTATATCGTCTTCAGCATGATCATGCACACCACCGAGACCGGTGCGGTCCAGATCGTCGACGGCGTTGCACACAACATCGTCGCATTCAACCCGTCCGGGGCCATCGTTCTGTGCATCCTCGGTCTGCTTCTGTTCGGATTCCTGCACCTTGTTGTATGGACTCTCGCCATCCTGTCCGCCGGACTGCACGCCCTAAGGTTGCAGTTCGTAGAACTGATGATGAAGTTCTACGACGGAGGAACCCTCCAGTTCGCACCGCTTGCAGAGAAGCGTGTCAAAACCTTTTTCAGCAAAAAAGCTAACAAAATTAGTGAGGTTTGA
- a CDS encoding Archaeal/vacuolar-type H+-ATPase subunit B, translating into MAESVAKEYKTIENIAGPLVFVKNTEPVGYQEMVSVRLSDGSIKRGQVLDTSDDMVCIQIFEGTTGIDRAAAVRFLGDTMKMPVSKDMLGRVLSGAGAPIDGGPAIVPEKEMDITGAAINPWARDSPADFIETGISTIDGMNTLVRGQKLPIFSASGLPHNDIALQIARQAKVRGENEEFAVVFIALGITNEEKQKFMNEFERTGALKNAVVFLNLADDPAVERISTPRLGLTTAEYMAFDLGMQVLVIMTDITNYCEALRQIGAARDEVPGRRGYPGYMYTDLAQLYERAGRIKGKNGSITQIPILTMPGDDITHPIPDLSGYITEGQIVLSRELHRNGIYPPVNVSSSLSRLMNSGIGADKTRDDHKAVSDQLYASYAEGKDLRGLVAIVGKDSLNAKDRKLLDFADLFEDRVVRQGIDEDRSIETTLDIAWEILKELDIDQLTRIDKKYLEKYLKKE; encoded by the coding sequence ATGGCAGAGAGTGTAGCTAAAGAGTACAAGACCATCGAGAACATCGCCGGACCTCTCGTGTTCGTGAAGAACACCGAGCCCGTCGGATACCAGGAGATGGTCTCCGTCAGGCTTTCCGACGGATCGATCAAGAGAGGACAGGTCCTCGACACCTCGGACGACATGGTCTGCATCCAGATCTTCGAGGGAACCACCGGTATCGACAGGGCGGCGGCAGTCCGCTTCCTCGGCGACACCATGAAGATGCCCGTCTCCAAGGACATGCTCGGAAGGGTCCTGTCCGGAGCCGGTGCCCCCATCGACGGAGGACCCGCAATCGTCCCCGAGAAAGAGATGGACATCACCGGAGCGGCCATCAACCCGTGGGCAAGGGACTCCCCTGCCGACTTCATTGAGACCGGAATCTCCACCATCGACGGAATGAACACCCTCGTCAGGGGACAGAAGCTTCCTATCTTCTCCGCCTCCGGACTTCCTCACAACGATATTGCTCTGCAGATCGCTCGTCAGGCAAAGGTCCGCGGAGAGAACGAGGAGTTCGCTGTCGTGTTCATCGCCCTCGGTATCACCAACGAGGAGAAGCAGAAGTTCATGAACGAGTTCGAGAGGACCGGCGCCCTGAAGAACGCCGTCGTCTTCCTGAACCTCGCCGACGACCCTGCTGTCGAGCGTATCTCCACCCCGCGTCTGGGACTCACCACCGCGGAGTACATGGCGTTCGACCTCGGAATGCAGGTTCTCGTCATCATGACCGACATCACCAACTATTGCGAGGCCCTCCGTCAGATCGGAGCAGCCCGTGATGAGGTGCCCGGAAGGCGTGGATACCCCGGTTACATGTACACCGACCTCGCACAGCTGTACGAGCGTGCCGGAAGGATCAAGGGCAAGAACGGATCGATCACCCAGATCCCGATCCTCACCATGCCCGGTGACGATATCACCCACCCGATCCCCGACCTGTCCGGTTACATCACCGAGGGACAGATCGTTCTGTCCAGGGAGCTGCACAGGAACGGCATCTACCCGCCGGTCAACGTGTCCTCCTCCCTGTCCAGGCTGATGAACTCCGGTATCGGAGCGGACAAGACCCGTGACGACCACAAGGCGGTCTCCGACCAGCTCTACGCGTCCTACGCGGAGGGTAAGGACCTCAGGGGACTCGTGGCCATCGTCGGAAAGGACTCCCTGAACGCAAAGGACAGGAAGCTCCTCGACTTCGCCGACCTCTTCGAGGACAGGGTTGTCCGCCAGGGTATCGACGAGGACAGGTCCATCGAGACCACCCTCGACATCGCCTGGGAGATCCTGAAGGAGCTCGATATCGACCAGCTCACCAGGATCGACAAGAAGTACCTCGAGAAGTACCTCAAGAAGGAGTGA